One genomic window of Mercenaria mercenaria strain notata chromosome 2, MADL_Memer_1, whole genome shotgun sequence includes the following:
- the LOC123564356 gene encoding uncharacterized protein LOC123564356, whose product MGNCLRKCFGHFDRRRQFLQTRYYVEKETSIEFANLMDEEEVQNEMSKLVTEREKQLVSSKQYNTLVSEQKLRDAELDRKLQEDEEELRREEEAYIEAKREAAHIAKLQQQKEQAAKKPNGPKSWKAGEDGEWEVAGGEDDFEMFLESVRERSLKATAHLRKESNDGQSSNSSSTPTPVVRERSHTDGSNSVELEWDHDEGNYCKKVVRKHWSFFSHMFCVASMVLHCTLVKGLITLQYSFFCVFDFYMHLAQQESRDSPASPALSVDLEWDTEFTASEDKDTQNLLKAEYQISQDAR is encoded by the exons ATGGGGAATTGTCTACGAAAATGTTTTGGCCACTTCGACAGAAG GAGACAGTTTTTACAGACAAGATACTATGTGGAGAAAGAGACATCAATAGAG TTTGCAAATTTGATGGATGAG GAGGAGGTGCAAAATGAAATGAGCAA ATTAGTTACTGAAAGAGAAAAGCAGTTAGTCAGTTCCAAACAGTACAATACTCTAGTCAGTGAGCAGAAGCTGAGAGATGCTGAACTCGATAGAAAG CTTCAGGAAGATGAGGAGGAGTTACGTCGTGAGGAGGAGGCATATATCGAGGCCAAGAGAGAGGCGGCACACATAGCTAAACTCCAACAACAGAAAGAACAGGCAGCTAAAAAACCAAATGGTCCAAAGTCATGGAAAGCAGGCGAGGACGGTGAATGGGAAGT TGCTGGAGGAGAAGATGATTTTGAGATGTTTTTAGAGAGTGTCCGTGAACGCTCACTGAAGGCAACTGCTCATCTTAGAAAAG AATCAAATGATGGGCAGAGTTCAAACAGTTCTTCCACTCCGACCCCGGTAGTACGCGAAAGATCTCACACAGATGGCTCTAACTCTGTAGAATTAGAATGGGACCATGATGAAGGTAACTATTGTAAGAAAGTCGTTAGAAAGCATTGGAGTTTTTTCTCACACATGTTCTGTGTAGCTAGCATGGTACTGCATTGTACTCTTGTCAAGGGGCTGATCACCTTACAATACAGCTTTTTTTGTGTATTTGACT TTTACATGCACCTTGCCCAGCAAGAGAGTCGTGATAGTCCTGCCAGCCCTGCCTTGTCTGTTGACCTAGAATGGGACACAGAATTTACAGCATCAGAAGACAAAGATACTCAGAACCTGCTGAAAGCAGAATACCAAATATCTCAGGATGCCAGGTGA